The genomic interval TGACCTCCTACGATCTGCTGACCGGAGAGCAGGCCCTGTCCGAGACCCTGCGCGATACCACGATCGCCAATCTCCGCATCGTGCCCTCGAATCGGGACCTCGCCTCGGCGGATCTGGAACTCTCCAACCGTGCCGGCCGGACGCAGCTGCTGCGCCGCAAGCTCTCGGTGACCTCCGAGTTCGACTATATCCTGATCGACTGCCCCCCGGCGCTTGGCCTGCTTACGGTCAATGCCATGGTGGCGGCGAACAGCGTGCTGGTGCCGCTGCAGGCCGAATTCTACGCCCTCGAAGGGCTGTCGCAGCTTCTCATGACCGTGCGCGAGGTGCGCCAGACCGCCAATCCCGACCTGCGTATCGAAGGCGTGCTTCTGACCATGTCGGACAATCGCAACAACCTGTCGCAGCAGGTCGAGGCCGATGCGCGCAGCACGCTCTCCGGTCTGGTCTATCGCACCGTCATTCCGCGCAATGTCCGGCTGTCCGAGGCGCCCTCCCATGCCATGCCGGTTCTGCAATATGATCCGAATTCCAAGGGCAGCACCGCCTATCGCGAGCTCGCCAGGGAGTTCCTGTCCCGTCAACTCGCCACCGCCTGAGGAGGAACCATGGCAGAAAACAAGCTGGAAAAGCGGGGTCTTGGCCGCGGTCTCTCGGCGCTGATGGCGGATGTGGACCTGATCCCCTCCGAACGGCCCGCCCCGCGGCAGATCCTTCCGGTCGAACAGCTGACGCCCAATCCGGATCAGCCGCGCCGCAGTTTCGCCCCGGAGGCCCTGCAGGAACTGGCCGATTCTCTGAAGACCCGCGGCATGCTGCAGCCGCTGATCGTGCGGCCGCATCCGACGGATCGCGGCCTCTATCAGATTGTGGCGGGCGAACGCCGCTGGCGCGCGGCGCAGATCGCTCAGCTGCACGAAGTCCCGGTCATCGTCCGCGATCTGGACGATACCGAAGTGTTGGAAGTCGCCATTGTCGAAAACATCCAGCGCGCCGATCTGAACGCGATCGAAGAGGCAGCCTCTTACCGCCAGCTCATGGACCGTTTCGGCCATACGCAGGAGAGGCTGGCAGAGGCGCTGAACAAGAGCCGCAGCCACATTGCCAACCTGCTTCGCCTGCTGAACCTGCCCGACCAGGTCCAGGCCTGGCTCAAGGAGGGCAAGCTGACCGCCGGTCACGCCCGTGCCCTGATCACCACGCCGAATGCGGTGGAGCTGGCGCGGAAGGTGATCGAAAAAAGCCTGTCGGTGCGCGAGACCGAGGAACTGGCCCGCCGTCAGGCCGAGGGGCCGAAGCCGTCCAAGCCCAGAAGCCAGAAACACGAGAAGGACGCCGATACCCGCGCCCTGGAAGGTGATCTGAGCGCGCATCTCAAGATGAAGGTGGTGATCAACCATGCCGGCGTCGATGGCGGCCAGATGGTGATCACCTATCGCGATCTGGATCAGCTGGACCGGCTCTGTCAGGTCCTCGCGGGCAACTGAACACCATATATGGTGTTATTGCCAAGCAGAGAATACCAAATCAGCCGATAGCGGCCTGCAGGCCAAGAAAAAACCCCGGAAGCAACGCTCCGGGGTTTCGCATGCCGTCGGCAAGGGAAGTCAGCTGGCCGGGGTCGAACTTACTCCGACCTTCGCCGGACGCAGCAGCCGGTCGTGCAGCATGAAGCCATTGTCCATGACCTGGATGATATTGCCGGCAACGGTCCCGGGAACCGGGGCCTCGAACATCGCCTCATGCTTCTGGGGGTCGAATTTCTCGCCCACGGCGGGGGTAATGACGCTGATGCCGTGCTTGGCAAAGACGTTGTTCAACTCTCGCAGCGTCAGTTCGACGCCTTCGATCAGCGCGGCGGCGGCGGCGCGCTGCTCTTCGCCGGCAGCCTCCAGCGCACGGCTCAGCGCATCGTGCACCGGCAGAAGGTCGCGGGCCAGCCGCGACCCGCCATATTGCTCGGCATCGCGGCGCTCCTTGTCGGCGCGCTTGCGGGCATTCTCGGCATCGGCCAGCGCGCGCATGAAGCGGTCGCGGTAATCGTCCCGCTCGGCGATCAGCGCCTCGACATCGGGCGAGGGCGCCTCATCATCGGCCAGCGGGTCAATGATCTCCTCGTCCAGCGGGCTGCCGTTCGGGTTTTCGTTCTTCATGTCCTCATCATCCTTTCCGGCCAGAGATCATCCGGCCGACAAGCTGCGCAGTATAGTCCACGATCGGCACGATGCGGCCGTAGTTCAGCCGCGTCGGACCGATGACGCCGACCGCGCCAACAATCTTTCGGTCGGCATTCATATAGGGCGAAACGACGAGAGAGGAACCGGAAAGTGAAAAAAGCTTGTTCTCGGAACCGATGAAAATGCGCACGCCCTCGCCCTGCTCGGCCAGTTCCAAGAATTCGGCGATGTCGCGCTTGCGCTCCAGGTCGTCGAACAGCGTGCGGATGCGGTCCAGATCGGCCAGCTCATCCGCCAGCAGATTGGCCCGGCCGCGCACGATCAGCCGCGGATCGCTGCTTTCGCCATCCCACAGCGCCAGGCCCGAGGCCACCAGTTCCGCGGCCATGCTGTCCAGTTTTCGCCGGCTGGCCTCGACCTCCTG from Paracoccus sp. MA carries:
- a CDS encoding ParA family protein, yielding MHETRIIAVANQKGGVGKTTTAINLGAALAEQGQQVAIIDLDPQGNASTGLGVPLEDRDLTSYDLLTGEQALSETLRDTTIANLRIVPSNRDLASADLELSNRAGRTQLLRRKLSVTSEFDYILIDCPPALGLLTVNAMVAANSVLVPLQAEFYALEGLSQLLMTVREVRQTANPDLRIEGVLLTMSDNRNNLSQQVEADARSTLSGLVYRTVIPRNVRLSEAPSHAMPVLQYDPNSKGSTAYRELAREFLSRQLATA
- a CDS encoding ParB/RepB/Spo0J family partition protein; the encoded protein is MAENKLEKRGLGRGLSALMADVDLIPSERPAPRQILPVEQLTPNPDQPRRSFAPEALQELADSLKTRGMLQPLIVRPHPTDRGLYQIVAGERRWRAAQIAQLHEVPVIVRDLDDTEVLEVAIVENIQRADLNAIEEAASYRQLMDRFGHTQERLAEALNKSRSHIANLLRLLNLPDQVQAWLKEGKLTAGHARALITTPNAVELARKVIEKSLSVRETEELARRQAEGPKPSKPRSQKHEKDADTRALEGDLSAHLKMKVVINHAGVDGGQMVITYRDLDQLDRLCQVLAGN
- a CDS encoding nucleotide exchange factor GrpE yields the protein MKNENPNGSPLDEEIIDPLADDEAPSPDVEALIAERDDYRDRFMRALADAENARKRADKERRDAEQYGGSRLARDLLPVHDALSRALEAAGEEQRAAAAALIEGVELTLRELNNVFAKHGISVITPAVGEKFDPQKHEAMFEAPVPGTVAGNIIQVMDNGFMLHDRLLRPAKVGVSSTPAS